The following are encoded together in the Flavihumibacter fluvii genome:
- a CDS encoding SusD/RagB family nutrient-binding outer membrane lipoprotein, which translates to MKSLILKSLAVVLLATGASCSKDALREYDKKQQLDAVESVNDPFLLSSVIKQTSLFYQGFGYDNSKLPSAVQYMQRNFQGGDNTYSGFKQPSDDLYAALNILKLIDGSIRLTQERGSKSHEGIFTTFRVLLFSYITDFYGDIYYTEALKGREGILYPNYDHQSDIYDHLLVELDNANALIAAGTDPLSNTYDLMFAGDKVKWQKFTNSLKLRLLMRASAKIPDAGAKMAAILANPAVTPIFTEADDNASISYIGSTKDDSWKGGTLNWVDYSEYDRRRPCKTLVDKLASLNDPRMKVWIAPIEQPWTSNKAQDGQSFTTTDPNGFTYSSTWEFIDRSKSEIAAQSANILDSNKVYAGFIAGMPGDYKNGNGHYNTTDGGVVGNFKVSKYAQLFRQNSHPLLKAMVMQSDEVEFILAEAAVKGMISGDADTYYRKGIEYSLKRWGVSSEDITTYLSQSSIALPADNAGKLAKIADQKWLGLFFVSTEAYLDVRRTHLPDMFNNGNLSTYEFPSRYRYPGAELGQNRDAYDAGVSALSPAVDNEYSKMWLLQ; encoded by the coding sequence ATGAAATCTTTAATTCTTAAATCATTAGCTGTTGTACTCCTTGCTACCGGGGCATCCTGTAGCAAAGATGCCCTTAGGGAATATGACAAGAAGCAGCAATTGGATGCAGTTGAGTCTGTGAACGATCCGTTCCTGTTGTCCTCTGTTATCAAGCAAACCAGCCTCTTTTACCAGGGCTTTGGCTATGATAATAGCAAACTGCCATCTGCTGTTCAATATATGCAACGGAATTTCCAGGGTGGTGATAATACATACTCAGGTTTCAAACAGCCATCAGATGACTTGTATGCTGCGCTCAATATCCTGAAACTGATAGATGGTTCCATACGCCTTACCCAGGAAAGGGGATCAAAGTCCCATGAGGGCATCTTTACAACGTTCAGGGTTCTGCTGTTTTCTTATATCACTGATTTTTATGGTGATATCTACTACACTGAAGCCTTGAAAGGAAGGGAAGGTATTTTGTATCCAAATTATGACCACCAGTCTGATATTTATGACCACCTGCTGGTTGAACTTGACAATGCAAATGCCCTTATCGCAGCTGGTACTGATCCCCTGTCCAATACTTATGACCTGATGTTCGCGGGTGATAAGGTTAAATGGCAGAAGTTTACCAATTCTCTGAAACTTCGTCTCCTGATGCGTGCATCTGCGAAGATTCCCGATGCTGGCGCGAAGATGGCAGCCATTTTAGCCAATCCGGCCGTTACACCAATTTTCACTGAAGCTGATGATAATGCATCTATTTCTTATATCGGTTCAACCAAGGATGATTCCTGGAAAGGTGGAACTTTAAACTGGGTAGATTATAGCGAGTACGATAGAAGAAGACCTTGTAAAACCCTGGTTGATAAACTGGCCAGCCTGAATGATCCGAGGATGAAGGTCTGGATTGCGCCGATTGAACAGCCATGGACGAGCAACAAGGCACAGGATGGCCAAAGTTTTACAACAACTGATCCTAATGGATTCACATACAGTTCAACCTGGGAATTTATCGATCGTAGTAAATCTGAAATCGCAGCCCAGTCTGCTAATATCCTGGATTCCAATAAGGTTTATGCCGGCTTTATTGCTGGTATGCCCGGTGACTATAAAAATGGAAACGGACATTACAACACAACAGATGGTGGTGTTGTTGGAAACTTTAAAGTATCCAAATACGCTCAGCTCTTCAGGCAAAACAGTCATCCTTTGTTAAAAGCTATGGTGATGCAAAGTGATGAGGTAGAATTCATCCTGGCTGAAGCGGCTGTTAAAGGAATGATTTCTGGAGATGCAGATACTTATTACAGGAAAGGTATTGAATATTCATTGAAGCGTTGGGGTGTATCAAGTGAAGATATCACTACCTACCTGTCACAGAGCAGCATTGCATTGCCTGCTGATAATGCCGGTAAACTGGCGAAAATTGCAGACCAGAAATGGTTGGGCTTGTTCTTCGTTTCAACAGAAGCTTACCTGGATGTGCGCCGGACCCATTTGCCTGATATGTTCAATAACGGCAACCTGAGTACCTATGAATTTCCAAGCCGGTACCGTTATCCAGGTGCTGAGCTAGGTCAAAACCGGGATGCCTATGATGCTGGTGTTTCCGCACTTTCACCAGCTGTAGATAATGAGTATTCCAAAATGTGGTTATTGCAATAA
- a CDS encoding SusC/RagA family TonB-linked outer membrane protein has protein sequence MKMKHAYLTIFTALLIPIGIMLLSPLQTIGQNLAPGATEVLYAPEDTGPDMGAKTITLEQFMQKFQRTFNLYFSYQAASLKEIRVTDIDIDKSKQKDPELLLKKVLGSAGLMFEKVSNVYIIKQIPEPKGSFIKNEIAAPIDFPVRGSVKDKAGPLANVTVTEKGSSNVTTTSSDGRFSINVASSEAILVFSYVGYKPLEIQVSGRSDINIVLELSTTELSSVVVTALGISRSKKSLAYSVGEVKAEDLVKAGNPNVLKSLDGKVSGVNFTNLSSDPTSSVLVNIRGTTAMPTKSNANVAISGQPLYVVDGIPVGAQTFTSKNGVDFGNILSQLNPEDIDNVTILKGGSAGALYGAEGGNGVVMITTKSGRGQKKGLGVSFNTSAVWDKAYNFLEEQQIAGQGERAFEWQYDNTDTWGPTLDGSFTSDYWDVKQQAWLTKPMVSSFENRMEAYLQTGNTVSNSISVYGNNDKGSFRLSLGGLNNKGVMPNTKTNQKSINLNTDYRLTSKIKISVSASYINTYSPNKANTVGSNSVLNGLLFNLPSNLQPLSEMTNYWLTGYEGIQQNGAIMRDNGVDVGTDNPWWITNERINRFGRDNFFGKIQLDWQLSKPLSLMVRTGMENVKEQYEYRQSWGKTAMKDKFKNGDGMYTTGTNSTGLYTTDLILTFNKDYGKFSINAAGGANYQYGNNNSSEATAGKLATPELFTLSNAMPGTLTSSSAWGTTQTYSLYGSASIGYANQVFLDITGRNDWKGILDEEKINYFYPSASLSWVVSETFKLPAAFNLVKGRLAWADVGNGLIRQRSVDTYSYDPSNWGAAKTVSINASLVDPNIKPMHSITQEAGLDVWMLQNLLKFDFTYFIKDQKDQIDKIPTVLGTGYDGMLTNIGDVRSKGYEMGLTLTPVRTKDWNWTINGSFTHYKATITRLSDQFAPNGYAFAGYDGKTVVKIAVGEEIGNIYEQNPILRVKEGKYIGLPILDSEGGEFQVSGDERDRGQLGNFNPDYILGFNTTLRYKQFALNLVGSFRKGGKYVSVNQQYMESNGRSATTLGSGPNNPYWQGGRDAEYGGQPWPAAGSSQYEAINTNNDGQRSDWNDASFARGVFVNPNFTGDTPGDADYIVNGADPNNTFYQIPYNSYGDVIWDFAATRTYSATNFKMREISLAYSIPPNKLSRYHLNNLTLSLIGRNLFQWNESGRNEDPESAFSGVGTGLGVLRATLPSIRSYGFKVSLDF, from the coding sequence ATGAAAATGAAACATGCTTATTTGACCATCTTTACAGCCTTGCTGATACCAATAGGTATCATGTTGCTGTCGCCCTTACAAACAATTGGGCAAAATTTAGCACCAGGTGCTACGGAAGTTTTATATGCTCCCGAAGATACAGGGCCGGATATGGGTGCTAAAACCATTACACTGGAGCAATTCATGCAAAAGTTCCAGCGGACTTTCAATTTGTATTTCAGTTACCAGGCAGCTTCCTTAAAAGAGATCAGGGTGACTGATATAGATATTGATAAAAGCAAGCAAAAGGACCCCGAGCTTTTACTGAAAAAGGTATTGGGTTCGGCCGGATTAATGTTTGAAAAAGTCAGTAATGTTTACATCATCAAGCAAATCCCGGAACCTAAAGGTTCTTTCATAAAAAACGAAATAGCCGCCCCCATTGATTTTCCTGTGAGGGGTTCGGTGAAAGACAAAGCTGGTCCGTTGGCTAATGTTACAGTTACTGAAAAAGGGTCCTCAAATGTCACAACAACCTCTTCTGACGGTCGTTTCAGTATAAATGTTGCATCCTCTGAAGCAATACTTGTATTCAGTTATGTTGGTTACAAACCATTGGAAATACAGGTGTCCGGAAGGTCAGATATCAATATTGTTCTTGAACTGTCCACAACTGAACTTTCCAGTGTGGTGGTAACTGCATTAGGCATTAGCCGCAGTAAAAAGTCATTGGCTTACTCTGTTGGTGAAGTAAAAGCAGAAGACCTTGTAAAGGCTGGTAACCCTAACGTTCTGAAATCATTGGATGGTAAAGTGAGTGGTGTAAATTTCACCAATCTCAGCTCGGATCCTACTTCTTCAGTGCTGGTAAACATCAGGGGTACCACGGCTATGCCAACAAAAAGTAACGCAAACGTTGCCATCAGTGGACAGCCCTTATATGTTGTAGATGGAATTCCAGTTGGTGCCCAGACTTTCACGTCTAAGAATGGTGTTGATTTTGGAAATATCCTGTCACAATTGAACCCTGAAGATATTGACAATGTTACTATTCTTAAAGGTGGTAGCGCTGGTGCCCTATACGGTGCAGAAGGTGGAAACGGGGTTGTTATGATCACAACAAAATCTGGCAGAGGCCAGAAAAAAGGACTTGGCGTTAGCTTCAATACCTCTGCTGTTTGGGATAAAGCTTACAACTTCCTGGAGGAGCAACAAATTGCCGGCCAGGGCGAACGAGCCTTTGAATGGCAATATGATAACACCGATACCTGGGGACCTACACTGGATGGTTCATTTACCAGCGACTATTGGGATGTTAAACAACAGGCATGGCTCACAAAACCAATGGTTTCTTCATTTGAGAACAGGATGGAGGCTTACTTGCAAACAGGTAACACCGTCTCTAATAGTATCAGTGTTTACGGCAATAACGACAAAGGTTCTTTCCGTTTATCATTGGGTGGGCTGAATAATAAAGGTGTGATGCCAAATACAAAAACTAACCAGAAATCAATTAACCTGAATACTGATTACAGGCTGACAAGTAAAATCAAGATTTCTGTTAGTGCAAGCTATATCAATACCTATTCTCCAAATAAGGCGAATACCGTTGGCTCAAACAGTGTTCTTAACGGGTTATTGTTCAATTTACCGAGCAACCTGCAACCTCTCTCCGAGATGACTAATTACTGGCTGACTGGCTACGAAGGTATCCAGCAGAATGGTGCTATCATGAGAGACAATGGTGTTGATGTGGGAACGGATAACCCATGGTGGATAACCAATGAAAGAATCAACCGTTTTGGTCGTGATAATTTCTTTGGTAAGATTCAATTAGACTGGCAATTGAGCAAACCATTATCCCTAATGGTTCGCACAGGTATGGAGAATGTAAAAGAGCAATATGAATATCGCCAGTCATGGGGTAAAACAGCCATGAAGGATAAGTTTAAGAATGGGGATGGTATGTATACTACCGGTACCAATAGTACCGGGCTGTATACAACCGACCTGATTTTAACTTTTAATAAGGACTACGGTAAATTCTCCATCAATGCCGCAGGTGGTGCCAACTACCAGTATGGAAATAATAATTCCAGTGAAGCTACTGCTGGTAAATTGGCTACTCCGGAACTGTTCACACTTAGTAATGCAATGCCTGGTACACTCACGTCAAGTTCTGCCTGGGGTACAACGCAGACCTATAGTTTGTACGGTAGTGCAAGTATCGGATATGCCAATCAGGTATTCCTGGATATTACTGGCCGTAATGATTGGAAAGGAATCCTGGATGAAGAGAAAATCAATTATTTCTACCCATCTGCATCATTAAGTTGGGTGGTTTCCGAAACCTTCAAATTACCAGCTGCTTTCAACCTCGTAAAAGGTCGTCTTGCCTGGGCTGATGTTGGTAATGGACTTATCAGGCAAAGGTCTGTGGATACCTATTCCTATGATCCAAGTAACTGGGGCGCTGCAAAAACAGTTAGCATCAATGCATCATTGGTGGATCCTAATATCAAACCCATGCACTCCATTACTCAGGAAGCCGGATTGGATGTTTGGATGCTGCAAAACCTGCTTAAATTTGACTTCACTTATTTCATTAAAGACCAGAAAGATCAGATCGACAAAATACCTACTGTATTGGGAACTGGTTATGATGGCATGTTAACCAATATCGGTGATGTACGGAGCAAAGGATATGAAATGGGCTTAACCCTTACTCCGGTTCGGACAAAAGACTGGAATTGGACAATAAATGGCAGCTTTACCCATTATAAAGCCACGATCACACGCCTTTCTGATCAATTTGCACCAAATGGATATGCATTTGCAGGTTATGATGGAAAAACTGTGGTTAAAATCGCAGTTGGTGAAGAAATCGGTAATATTTACGAGCAAAACCCGATCTTAAGGGTTAAAGAAGGAAAATACATTGGCCTGCCAATCCTGGATAGTGAAGGTGGTGAATTCCAGGTGTCAGGTGATGAAAGAGACAGGGGCCAATTAGGTAATTTCAATCCCGATTATATCCTCGGATTCAACACAACTTTACGTTACAAACAATTTGCCCTGAACCTTGTGGGTAGCTTCAGGAAAGGTGGAAAATATGTATCTGTTAACCAACAATACATGGAATCAAACGGAAGATCAGCAACCACACTGGGTTCGGGACCAAACAATCCTTACTGGCAGGGTGGACGTGATGCTGAGTACGGCGGTCAGCCTTGGCCTGCAGCTGGTTCCAGCCAGTATGAGGCCATCAATACCAATAATGACGGGCAACGTTCAGACTGGAATGATGCCAGCTTTGCAAGGGGTGTATTTGTTAATCCGAATTTCACTGGTGATACTCCAGGTGATGCTGATTATATCGTGAATGGTGCAGATCCTAATAACACCTTTTACCAGATCCCATACAATAGTTATGGTGATGTAATCTGGGATTTTGCAGCTACCAGGACATACAGTGCTACCAATTTCAAAATGCGTGAAATTTCACTGGCTTATTCCATTCCACCTAACAAGCTTAGCAGATATCACTTGAATAATTTAACGCTTTCGCTTATTGGAAGGAACCTGTTTCAGTGGAATGAATCTGGCAGAAATGAAGATCCTGAGTCCGCTTTTAGTGGAGTAGGAACAGGATTAGGCGTGCTGAGAGCAACATTGCCTAGCATTCGTTCTTATGGTTTCAAAGTTTCTCTTGATTTTTAA
- a CDS encoding FecR family protein has translation MNTDYFFYDGYSPEELAEDAFFQQWVIFAQPEEELFWETYLHLYPEQQDNVRVARELVLGNFNKHEFEPLTAEEKSSLKQEIFDQIMPAVPVAQVWKRNGLRLLKIAAVAAGLVFIAVNYFKVAPQSSYSIVEKTGDDETRTILLGDSSEVILNANSSLTYSSDIAISPVREVQLIGNAFFRIRKKADHRKFAVLSNGLLVSVLGTEFNVNARSVATEVVLTSGKVEVSEINNPQKPVLMLPGEKVQFDPGKKAFTKSTADTRIYQAWSDGRWHFSSTSLAEITTLIYAYYGVESSFSDPKMKNLKINAVIPVTDLKAFINIISRTLDIDIVLRNNQLIIQQ, from the coding sequence GTGAATACAGATTATTTCTTTTATGATGGGTATAGCCCTGAGGAGTTAGCAGAAGATGCATTTTTTCAGCAATGGGTAATTTTTGCCCAGCCGGAAGAAGAACTTTTCTGGGAAACTTACCTGCATTTATATCCTGAGCAGCAGGATAATGTGCGAGTGGCAAGGGAATTGGTTCTGGGTAATTTCAACAAACATGAATTTGAACCTTTAACAGCTGAAGAAAAATCTTCGTTGAAGCAGGAAATATTTGACCAGATCATGCCAGCAGTGCCGGTTGCACAGGTGTGGAAGAGGAATGGCTTACGCCTGTTGAAGATTGCTGCTGTTGCTGCCGGCCTGGTCTTTATAGCAGTGAATTATTTCAAAGTGGCCCCCCAAAGCAGTTATTCCATCGTCGAAAAAACAGGAGATGATGAAACCAGGACAATACTATTGGGTGATAGTTCTGAGGTAATCCTGAATGCCAATTCTTCCCTCACTTACTCCAGTGATATCGCTATTTCTCCAGTCCGGGAAGTTCAGTTAATCGGGAATGCATTTTTCAGGATCAGGAAAAAAGCAGACCATCGCAAGTTTGCTGTACTGTCCAATGGCCTTTTGGTATCTGTATTGGGAACAGAATTTAATGTGAATGCGCGAAGCGTAGCTACAGAAGTGGTGCTGACTTCAGGTAAAGTTGAAGTGAGTGAAATCAATAATCCACAAAAACCGGTTTTAATGTTGCCAGGTGAAAAGGTGCAATTTGACCCGGGTAAAAAAGCGTTTACCAAATCAACTGCAGATACCCGTATATACCAGGCCTGGTCTGATGGCAGGTGGCATTTTTCCTCAACATCACTGGCTGAAATCACCACGCTGATCTATGCCTATTACGGTGTTGAATCAAGTTTTAGTGACCCAAAGATGAAGAACTTGAAAATAAATGCTGTAATTCCGGTTACAGACCTGAAGGCTTTTATAAATATCATTTCCAGGACTTTGGATATAGACATAGTTCTTAGGAACAACCAGTTAATCATTCAACAGTAA
- a CDS encoding RNA polymerase sigma factor has translation MVENIKNIDAIYWNNLKNGDPDALGYLYDKYVDKLFEKACRLTNNRELAKDAVQEVFLELWQYRMTLSDIQYSQGYLSKVLLSVTLKKMKKENSTFHVKLDDFYISEDLNIEGLIISRDLEKDTAKKLQKAISMLSKRQKQILQLHYTDGLSYEQIAEKLSINYQSVNNLAFRTIHQLRNLMYILLLLMLCV, from the coding sequence ATGGTAGAAAATATAAAAAACATTGATGCCATCTATTGGAACAACCTCAAAAATGGGGATCCGGATGCATTGGGTTATTTGTATGATAAATACGTGGACAAACTATTTGAAAAAGCCTGCCGACTGACCAATAACCGGGAATTAGCGAAGGATGCTGTGCAGGAGGTATTTCTTGAATTGTGGCAATACCGGATGACTCTTTCCGACATACAATATTCCCAGGGGTATCTGTCCAAGGTGCTGTTGTCTGTTACGCTAAAAAAAATGAAAAAGGAAAACTCCACTTTTCATGTAAAGCTGGACGATTTTTACATCTCTGAAGACCTTAATATCGAGGGCCTCATCATTTCAAGAGATCTTGAAAAGGATACCGCGAAAAAACTGCAAAAGGCCATTTCAATGCTCAGCAAGCGGCAAAAACAGATATTACAACTCCATTACACGGACGGGCTCAGTTATGAGCAAATTGCTGAAAAATTAAGCATCAACTATCAATCCGTTAATAACCTGGCCTTCCGGACGATCCATCAATTGCGCAATTTGATGTACATCCTGTTACTTCTGATGCTTTGTGTTTAA
- a CDS encoding sialidase family protein, producing the protein MKKQVIIFLLGLAIVLQADAQADLQKLTPVESQLLFPPQSLHTHGSSIVSLPNGDFLCAWFMGSGERTADDVKIMGARLTKGSKVWSTPFVLADTYNIPDCNPVLFLNKSGKLFLVWIAVTANRWESSVLRIKTSTDFSKPGAPKWSWQDNLFLKPNDNFVSEVAKKFKVMPERGIGWSAYAPAYDDVILEASNDIRKRSIGWMTRIKPLILPGGRILLPLYSDGFNFSLLAISDDDGETWHASLPIVGRGNVQPALALKKDGHIVAFMRDNGDAPPRVQVSESGDQGESWTPAEKSSIPNTASVELLVLKDGRWAFVGNDIEDGRHRLGLFVSDDEGKSWKSKHYLEIEAPGKGSFSYPSLIQSPDGLLHVTYSYQVDKGGESIKHVVVKLF; encoded by the coding sequence ATGAAAAAACAGGTCATTATTTTCTTATTGGGTTTAGCGATTGTACTGCAGGCAGATGCGCAGGCTGATCTGCAAAAGCTTACCCCTGTTGAGAGCCAGCTTTTATTTCCGCCCCAAAGCCTGCATACGCACGGCAGCAGCATTGTAAGCCTGCCTAATGGCGATTTTCTTTGTGCCTGGTTTATGGGCAGTGGTGAACGCACTGCTGACGATGTGAAGATTATGGGTGCGCGCCTTACAAAAGGCAGCAAAGTTTGGAGTACGCCATTTGTTTTGGCAGACACATACAATATTCCCGATTGCAATCCGGTGCTATTCCTGAACAAGTCCGGAAAACTTTTTTTGGTTTGGATTGCAGTTACTGCCAATCGCTGGGAATCTTCTGTTTTACGAATTAAAACATCCACCGATTTTTCAAAGCCCGGTGCCCCAAAATGGAGTTGGCAGGACAATCTCTTCCTGAAGCCAAATGACAATTTTGTATCAGAAGTTGCTAAAAAGTTCAAAGTGATGCCAGAGCGTGGAATCGGTTGGTCTGCTTATGCACCTGCCTATGATGACGTGATCCTGGAAGCCAGTAATGACATCCGGAAACGCAGCATTGGTTGGATGACGCGCATCAAACCTTTGATATTACCTGGCGGTCGGATACTGCTTCCATTGTATTCTGATGGCTTCAATTTCTCTTTACTTGCCATATCAGATGATGATGGTGAAACCTGGCATGCAAGCTTGCCGATAGTTGGCCGGGGCAATGTACAACCCGCGCTGGCATTGAAAAAGGACGGGCATATTGTTGCTTTCATGCGCGACAACGGGGATGCGCCACCACGGGTCCAGGTGAGTGAGTCAGGCGATCAGGGCGAGTCCTGGACACCCGCTGAAAAATCATCCATTCCCAATACTGCCAGCGTTGAATTACTGGTATTAAAAGATGGACGATGGGCATTTGTGGGGAATGATATTGAGGACGGCAGGCACAGGTTGGGTTTATTTGTATCGGATGATGAAGGTAAGAGTTGGAAATCAAAACATTACCTTGAAATTGAGGCACCTGGCAAAGGAAGTTTTTCCTATCCTTCGCTAATCCAGTCCCCAGATGGATTATTGCACGTCACTTATTCTTACCAGGTTGATAAAGGCGGCGAATCCATCAAGCATGTTGTGGTAAAATTATTTTAA
- a CDS encoding acyltransferase family protein — protein MQLSQNTGLLAKQSNRLLALDIFRGLTMAAMILVNDPGIETHVYAPLQHTVWNGITPADFIFPSFIFIVGISIVLSSSKQLEKGFTKKQIVKKVLKRAIILFILGVLLSVLQKFDLSRIRITGVLQRISIVFLCCSLLHLYSSRKFQVRLGIFILIAYFLLLTLVPVPGYGYAILEPGQNLAAWFDTLILPGKLYNGNWDPEGISSTFPAIVTGIAGMLAGYLILGNTSTERKIIWLFFTGFASFTIANAWNWFFPINKNLWTSSFVLYTAGLDCMILAFLYFWVDVLGYSKWAKFAVVFGSNAIAAYLASEIFYDLIYFKVGGQTGYSLNERIINATLPAGLSPEMLSLLWALLYVGLCFIPVYWLYQKKIFIKI, from the coding sequence ATGCAGCTATCACAAAATACAGGGCTATTAGCAAAGCAAAGCAACCGTTTATTAGCATTGGATATTTTCAGGGGTTTAACAATGGCCGCTATGATCCTGGTAAATGACCCGGGCATTGAAACCCACGTCTATGCACCATTACAGCACACAGTGTGGAATGGTATAACCCCGGCTGATTTTATTTTTCCTTCCTTTATTTTTATCGTAGGTATCTCAATTGTCCTGTCCTCTTCAAAGCAATTGGAAAAAGGATTCACTAAAAAACAGATCGTAAAAAAAGTATTGAAACGTGCCATTATACTATTCATATTAGGCGTATTGCTCAGTGTGCTCCAAAAATTTGATCTCTCAAGAATCAGGATCACAGGGGTATTGCAACGTATCTCGATTGTATTCCTGTGTTGCTCCCTACTTCATTTATATTCCAGCCGAAAGTTCCAGGTGAGGCTGGGTATTTTTATTCTGATCGCCTATTTCTTACTCCTGACACTTGTGCCGGTTCCGGGTTATGGCTATGCCATACTTGAACCCGGACAAAACCTTGCTGCCTGGTTTGATACGCTCATCCTACCGGGAAAATTGTATAACGGCAATTGGGACCCCGAAGGCATATCCAGCACTTTCCCGGCAATAGTTACCGGTATTGCCGGTATGCTTGCAGGTTATTTGATACTGGGCAATACATCCACCGAACGAAAAATAATCTGGTTGTTTTTTACAGGATTTGCATCTTTCACAATAGCCAATGCATGGAACTGGTTCTTCCCGATCAACAAGAATTTATGGACCAGTTCTTTTGTATTGTATACAGCCGGACTCGACTGTATGATCCTGGCGTTCCTGTATTTCTGGGTGGATGTATTGGGTTATTCAAAATGGGCAAAATTTGCCGTGGTATTTGGTTCCAACGCTATTGCCGCATATCTCGCCTCCGAAATTTTCTATGACCTCATCTATTTTAAAGTGGGTGGCCAAACAGGATATAGCCTGAACGAGCGTATCATCAATGCAACTCTTCCAGCCGGGCTATCTCCAGAAATGCTTTCACTTTTATGGGCATTATTATATGTCGGTTTATGCTTCATTCCTGTTTACTGGTTGTATCAAAAGAAAATATTCATTAAAATATAA